The Virgibacillus phasianinus genome includes a window with the following:
- the typA gene encoding translational GTPase TypA, whose amino-acid sequence MQLREDIRNIAIIAHVDHGKTTLVDQLLKYSGTFRENEQVEDRAMDSNDIERERGITILAKNTAIKYNDIAINILDTPGHADFGGEVERIMKMVDGVLLVVDAYEGCMPQTRFVLKKALEQKLTPVVVLNKIDRPNARPNEVIDEVLDLFIELGADDDQLEFPVVYASALNGTSGDEPEEQEETMDPVFKTILENIPAPVDSSDEPLQFQVTLLDYNEYVGRIGVGRVFRGKIKVGQQVVLMKEDGTQKSFRITKLFGFTGLKRIEIEEAKAGDIVAVAGLEDINVGETICPQDHPDALPLLRIDEPTLQMTFLVNNSPFAGKEGKYITSRRIEERLLKQLETDVSLRVDPTESPDAWIVSGRGELHLSILIENMRREGYELQLSKPQVIIKEIDGQKCEPVERVQVDVPEEYTGGVMESLGARKGEMIDMVNHGNGQVRIEFKVPSRGLIGYATEFMSQTRGYGILNHTFDTYEPIIKGQVGGRSKGVLVGLENGKASTYGIMQLEDRGVIFVEPGTELYAGMIVGEHNRDNDLTVNITKEKHLTNVRSATKDQTSTIRKTRAMSLEEAIEYLNDDEYCEVTPESVRLRKKILNKNEREKAAKKTNIG is encoded by the coding sequence ATGCAATTAAGAGAAGATATTCGGAATATCGCGATTATCGCCCATGTTGACCATGGTAAAACGACACTTGTGGATCAATTACTGAAATACTCGGGTACTTTTCGTGAAAATGAACAAGTGGAAGATCGAGCTATGGATTCAAATGATATTGAGCGCGAACGTGGAATTACGATTCTTGCTAAAAATACAGCGATTAAATATAACGATATAGCAATCAATATTTTGGATACACCAGGACATGCCGATTTCGGCGGGGAAGTGGAGCGTATCATGAAAATGGTTGACGGTGTGTTATTAGTCGTTGATGCATATGAAGGATGCATGCCACAAACCCGATTTGTATTAAAGAAAGCATTGGAACAAAAACTTACTCCGGTAGTAGTTTTAAATAAAATCGACCGTCCGAATGCCCGTCCAAACGAAGTTATCGATGAAGTGCTGGATTTGTTTATAGAACTCGGCGCTGATGATGACCAGCTGGAATTCCCGGTTGTTTATGCATCTGCATTAAATGGAACTTCTGGTGATGAGCCGGAAGAACAGGAAGAAACGATGGATCCTGTTTTCAAAACCATTTTGGAAAATATTCCTGCACCAGTCGATTCATCAGATGAACCGCTGCAATTCCAAGTGACATTGCTTGATTACAATGAATATGTCGGAAGAATTGGCGTAGGCCGGGTTTTCCGCGGCAAGATTAAAGTAGGACAACAGGTTGTATTAATGAAAGAAGACGGAACACAGAAATCGTTCCGTATTACGAAGCTATTTGGTTTCACTGGTCTAAAACGTATTGAAATCGAGGAAGCGAAAGCAGGAGACATTGTTGCAGTTGCCGGATTGGAAGATATTAATGTGGGAGAAACAATTTGCCCGCAGGATCACCCAGATGCATTGCCATTATTACGCATTGATGAGCCAACATTGCAAATGACTTTCCTTGTAAATAATAGCCCGTTTGCAGGTAAAGAAGGTAAATACATTACCTCAAGAAGAATTGAAGAACGGTTGTTGAAACAACTTGAAACAGATGTGAGTCTGCGTGTTGATCCAACAGAATCACCAGACGCATGGATCGTTTCAGGCCGTGGGGAATTACACCTATCTATTCTGATTGAAAATATGCGCAGGGAAGGTTATGAGTTACAACTTTCTAAACCGCAAGTAATTATTAAAGAAATTGATGGCCAAAAATGTGAACCGGTAGAACGAGTACAAGTTGATGTACCTGAGGAATATACTGGTGGTGTAATGGAATCACTTGGTGCCCGTAAAGGTGAAATGATTGACATGGTCAACCATGGTAATGGACAAGTTCGGATTGAATTTAAAGTTCCTTCTCGTGGTTTAATCGGATATGCTACTGAATTCATGTCGCAAACGCGCGGATATGGTATTTTAAACCACACCTTTGACACGTATGAACCAATTATCAAAGGCCAGGTGGGCGGCCGGAGTAAAGGTGTTCTAGTTGGACTTGAGAATGGTAAAGCATCAACATATGGTATCATGCAGCTAGAGGACCGTGGTGTTATCTTTGTTGAACCAGGTACAGAATTGTATGCTGGTATGATTGTAGGCGAGCATAATCGTGACAATGATTTAACAGTAAATATCACGAAAGAAAAACACTTAACCAACGTTCGTTCTGCAACAAAAGATCAAACTTCCACTATTAGAAAAACGAGAGCTATGTCATTAGAAGAAGCAATTGAGTACTTGAACGACGATGAATATTGTGAGGTAACACCCGAATCCGTTCGTTTACGCAAAAAAATACTCAATAAAAACGAACGTGAAAAAGCAGCAAAGAAAACAAATATAGGTTAA